In a genomic window of Scheffersomyces stipitis CBS 6054 chromosome 4, complete sequence:
- a CDS encoding isopenicillin-N synthase, translating to MTQSEVEQIDKKYNVRPFIEAPLSKSDIEPVQLDALDLSLYKDGSEHFETRKKLADQLEKSISTSGFFSVVNHGIDVERFESLKAIAQSLLEIPAEEQGPYLAGAWKSDLEDRTKSVGAERGAGFKPKGYWSMRNGVHDSIVHYNLNNMLHPSFFDDSKNNHHPLVKAHLEEIAGYFRYLHNDVLKKITYLCDIILEIPEGTIWKLYYSVEENDFERSGQGAGRFMLYHNMKAEDEAKVGKNWLRGHSDSGGFTFITSQPILSLQVRDYFTGEWRYVGHTPNAFIVNIADAMEFITGGYFKSSIHRVVSPPEDQKNYRRLVLIYFSSPKNISIVDPEALDSPKLARLGFSKPDEWAKITFKDWYSIKGSLFGRKAVNDSNSDEPNLVLLYGRLHERWHQAEANFTLEEARKRFKVIEI from the coding sequence ATGACTCAGCTGGAAGTAGAGCAAATAGATAAGAAGTATAACGTGCGGCCATTCATAGAAGCTCCGCTTTCGAAGTCTGATATAGAGCCAGTCCAGTTGGATGCTCTTGATTTGTCTCTCTACAAGGATGGATCAGAACATTTTGAAACcaggaagaagttggcagaccaattggaaaagtcaaTTTCCACTTCTGGATTCTTTTCTGTTGTAAATCATGGCATAGATGTAGAGAGATTCGAGAGTTTGAAGGCTATCGCCCAATCACTTTTGGAAATCCCTGCTGAAGAGCAAGGTCCATATTTGGCTGGAGCATGGAAATCTGATCTTGAAGACAGAACTAAGTCTGTTGGCGCTGAAAGAGGTGCTGGTTTTAAACCCAAAGGCTACTGGTCCATGAGAAACGGTGTTCATGATTCAATTGTTCAttacaacttgaacaatatgTTACATCCATCGTTCTTCGACGATTCCAAGAACAACCACCATCCCTTAGTCAAAGCacatttggaagaaatagCTGGATACTTCAGGTATTTGCATAACGATgtcttgaaaaagatcaCCTACTTGTGTGATATCATTTTAGAGATCCCTGAAGGAacaatctggaaattgtaCTAcagtgttgaagaaaatgactTCGAAAGATCTGGTCAAGGTGCTGGCAGGTTCATGTTGTACCACAATATGAAAGCAGAAGACGAGGCTAAGGTAGGGAAAAACTGGCTCAGGGGtcattctgattctggCGGATTCACATTCATCACTTCTCAACCAATTTTATCTTTACAAGTTCGAGATTACTTCACTGGAGAATGGAGATATGTTGGCCACACTCCTAATGCCTTTATTGTCAATATTGCTGATGCCATGGAGTTCATCACTGGGGGATACTTCAAGTCATCGATTCACAGAGTTGTCTCACCTCCGGAAGATCAAAAGAACTACAGAAGATTGGTATTGATATACTTCTCAAGTCCAAAAAACATCTCCATTGTAGACCCTGAAGCATTGGACTCTCCTAAATTGGCAAGGTTGGGATTCCTGAAACCAGATGAATGGGCAAAGATCACGTTCAAAGATTGGTATAGTATTAAGGGACTGTTGTTTGGCAGAAAAGCAGTCAATGATTCCAATAGTGATGAACCAAACTTGGTTTTGTTGTACGGAAGACTACATGAGAGGTGGCATCAAGCTGAAGCCAACTTCACTCTCGAAGAGgcaagaaagagattcaAAGTAATTGAAATCTGA
- a CDS encoding pristinamycin synthase-like protein produces MAPVTKKQKTETVKSRKPIIINAFDMGTPGLQWPGLWKHPKDKSRDYNKIEYWTNLAKLLERGKFNALFIADVLGPYDVYKGPRNLTPAATSGAQWPINEPSAVIAAMAAVTKNLSFAVTSSTISEAPYHFTRRLATLDHLTNGRVGWNIVSSYLDSAARNLLNGESLPPHEERYARAQEYLEVVYQLFLSSWRDDAVKLDRERGIFSDPDLIREINYEGKFFKVPGPNITEPSPQRLPVILQAGSSKSGLEYAARNAEAVFINGLNPEGLGVKIKKLKELVKKYGRNPDDVKVVQLVTVIVAETHDEAVEKFLEYKSYSDVEGAQALFGGWTGIDLNEYEWEQELNQVESNAVKSFVENWTKKLPTDPENVKKTRSYIANSVSTGGSGVLFYGSAEEVADEIERWVDISGVDGFNFTYAITPGSFEDIVDILLPVLRERGLAWEDYPKEGLTFRENLYGTKGEDPTFLKPEHPAYNLRWKAGETKEEFEAKLQKTVEENFSFHK; encoded by the coding sequence ATGGCTCCTGTAACtaagaaacagaaaactGAAACTGTCAAATCCAGAAAGCCTATCATCATCAATGCCTTTGATATGGGAACTCCTGGGCTCCAATGGCCTGGTCTTTGGAAGCACCCCAAGGACAAGTCCAGGGACTATAACAAGATTGAGTACTGGACTAACTTAGCCAAATTGCTTGAGAGAGGAAAGTTCAATGCGCTCTTCATTGCTGATGTCTTGGGTCCCTATGACGTATACAAAGGTCCTCGTAATTTGACTCCTGCTGCTACCTCTGGAGCCCAATGGCCCATAAACGAACCTAGTGCTGTAATTGCTGCTATGGCTGCAGtgaccaagaacttgtcttTCGCAGTTACTTCGAGTACTATCAGTGAAGCTCCATATCATTTCACAAGAAGATTGGCTACCTTGGACCATTTGACAAACGGGAGAGTTGGTTGGAATATCGTCTCTTCTTATTTGGACAGTGCTGCTAGGAACTTGTTGAATGGAGAATCGTTACCTCCTCACGAAGAAAGATACGCTAGAGCCCAAGAATATTTGGAAGTAGTTTAccaattgttcttgtcttcttggaGAGACGACGCCGTCAAGTTGGACCGGGAAAGAGGAATCTTCTCCGATCCCGACTTGATTAGAGAAATCAACTACGAAggtaagttcttcaaggtcCCTGGCCCAAATATCACAGAGCCTTCTCCTCAGAGATTGCCAGTTATCTTACAGGCTGGGTCCTCTAAATCTGGTCTTGAGTACGCTGCCAGAAACGCCGAAGCTGTTTTTATCAACGGTTTGAACCCAGAAGGGTTGGGCGTAAAGAtcaaaaagttgaaggaacTTGTCAAGAAGTATGGCAGAAACCCTGATGATGtcaaagttgttcaattggttACTGTAATAGTCGCAGAGACACATGACGAAGCCGTAGAAAAGTTCTTGGAATACAAGAGTTATTCCGACGTCGAAGGAGCACAGGCTCTCTTTGGAGGATGGACCGGTATCGATCTCAACGAATACGAGTGggaacaagaattgaaccaaGTGGAAAGTAACGCAGTAAAGAGTTTTGTAGAAAACTGGACTAAGAAGTTGCCTACAGACCCCGAAAACGTCAAGAAAACCAGATCATACATTGCCAATCTGGTTTCCACAGGTGGTTCAGGAGTACTTTTCTACGGAAGTGCTGAAGAGGTAGCAGACGAAATCGAGAGATGGGTGGACATTTCTGGTGTTGACGGGTTCAACTTCACTTATGCCATTACTCCAGGTAGTTTTGAGGATATTGTCGATATTTTACTTCCAGTATTGAGAGAACGTGGTTTGGCTTGGGAAGACTATCCTAAGGAAGGCCTTACATTCAGAGAAAACCTTTACGGTACAAAGGGAGAAGATCCTACGTTCCTTAAGCCTGAACATCCAGCTTACAATTTAAGATGGAAGGCAGGTGAGACTAAGGAAGAGTTCGAAGCAAAGTTACAGAAGACTGTGGAGGAGAACTTCAGTTTCCACAAATAG
- a CDS encoding predicted protein yields the protein MSRVRQRGILTEPIRPSVRRLTLRENLSFNVVPNASEWNEYKNEYIARISIPSPKNKENEPVRPQKRIRKKKNFSPPPSQDNEEEKNKRRSNRSRMAPKVFEDLTNLPEEKPAVIAYNNSNTPKYWGMFYNVQVGDKIRRQCKFCPLRYNDLKGFNRHYQNFHLGGKGDSNRTESTGKVAASET from the exons atgtCTCGAGT CAGACAGCGTGGGATTCTTACAGAACCCATACGGCCCAGCGTAAGAAGATTGACTCTCAGAGAAAATCTCTCGTTTAACGTAGTTCCAAATGCCTCTGAGTGGAATGAATACAAAAATGAGTACATCGCCAGGATTTCCATTCCGCTGCCaaagaataaagaaaatgaaccCGTAAGACCTCAGAAAAGaataaggaagaagaagaatttctCTCCTCCGCCATCCCAGGataacgaagaagagaagaataagagaagaagcaacagGTCGAGAATGGCACCCAAGGtgtttgaagatttgaCTAATCTTCCGGAAGAAAAGCCTGCTGTCATAGCCTacaacaattccaatacCCCCAAGTACTGGGGAATGTTCTACAATGTCCAGGTGGGAGACAAAATACGGAGACAGTGCAAGTTCTGCCCCTTACGGTATAACGATCTTAAGGGGTTCAATCGACATTACCAGAATTTCCATCTAGGAGGCAAAGGCGATTCCAATAGGACCGAATCTACTGGTAAAGTAGCCGCTTCTGAAACGTGA
- a CDS encoding predicted protein (go_component membrane; integral to membrane~go_function ATP binding~go_process transport), producing MEVRLESGSELVRQNRLLSFLLSKNVPHLPTDEERKIYPEGTTNFFYRFFFWWLNPVMRTGYKRTLEPQDLFKLSDDIKIENMANRFYHYFERDLERARTKHVEKKCKERGETLATTKVDPEEDLKDFELSKFTTVFALFKTFKYQYSAACVFLCMANSASTCNPLLLKKLIQYVERKALGVEEGIGRGLGYSFGASAIVFLIGVSINHFFYRSMLTGAQAKAVLTKALLDKSFRLSAEAKHKYPVGKITSMMGTDLARIDFAIGFQPFLIIFPIPIIIAVAILIVNIGVSALVGVAILAFFFCAIAVSTRKLFAYRFTANKFTDARVDFIKEALNNLKIIKFYSWEPPYHENISDIRRKEMRIIYRMQVLRNIITAFSMCLTLFASMISFLVLYAVDKNRKDPASIFSSISLFNVLTQQVFLVPMALSSGADAYLGIGRVGEYLSSSETNLEETRIHADGEKLIEMDKENVAIEIDGAHFEWDTFDDDEEEDLDDEDDKDKAEEGHDEKPKQALSASAKHHTHKETFLEKKDSTKTFVPFPGLTNINLTINKNEFVVVTGLIGTGKSSLLNAMSGFMRRTSGSVNVDGELLLCGYPWVQNATVRDNIVFGSEWDEEKYNNVIYACSLESDLEILPAGDQTEIGERGITLSGGQKARINLARAVYAERDIILMDDVLSAVDARVGRHIMNNCILGLLKDKTRVLATHQLSLIGSADKVVYLNGDGTIDVGTFEELKARNISFANLMAYNSEAKEEEEEEEVEEDEEVVENEREMIQRQLSKVTKPEDEEAEHKDFNKNEHRDGHLTEQEERAVNGINAEVYQQYIKLGSGKFSPWLFCPLLVSLMILSTFCQLFTNTWLSFWTEFKFTNKSNGFYIGFYVMFTVLSFILLTCEFVMLVYLTNTASVRLNIMAIEKVLHAPMAFMDTTPMGRILNRFTKDTDVLDNEIGDQLRFLVFVFANIIGVLILCVIYLPWFAIAIPFLGFLFVAVANYYQASAREIKRLEAVQRSFVYNNFNETLSGMNTIKAYNAEYRFLEKNNELIDNMNEAYYLTIANQRWLAIHMDIIATIFALLIALLCVNRVFNITAASVGLLLSYVFQIAGQLSMLIRTFTQVENEMNSAERLASYAFHLPEEAPYLINERTPAPSWPDKGIVKFDNASLAYRPGLPLVLKNLSFEVKPSEKIGICGRTGAGKSSIMTALYRLSELESGKITIDDVDIASLGLKDLRSKLSIIPQDPVLFRGSIRKNLDPFNESSDSKLWDALVRTGLIDPSRLDIVKKQVKTQSTEDEEGSIIHKFHLDQQVEDEGSNFSLGERQLIAFARALVRDSKILILDEATSSVDYETDFKIQTSIIKEFSQCTILCIAHRLKTIINYDRILVLDKGEIKEFDTPWNLFNISNGIFQQMCQKSNITEEDFANLKNF from the exons ATGGAAGTCAGGCTCGAGTCGGGCTCGGAGCTCGTCAGACAGAATCGTCTCCTCAGTTTTCTTCTCTCGAAGAATGTGCCTCATCTACCCACCGACGAAGAGAGAAAGATATATCCAGAGGGAActaccaacttcttctacagattcTTTTTCTGGTGGTTGAACCCGGTGATGAGAACCGGATACAAGAGAACATTGGAACCCCAggacttgttcaagttaTCGGACGATATCAAGATCGAGAACATGGCTAATAGGTTCTACCATTACTTTGAAAGAGACCTTGAAAGAGCCAGGACAAAGCATGTGGAGAAAAAGTGCAAAGAAAGAGGCGAAACTTTAGCAACAACAAAGGTTGacccagaagaagatttaaAAGACTTTGAATTGTCGAAATTCACAACTGTTTTCGCATTGTTCAAAACCTTCAAGTACCAGTATTCTGCAGCTTGTGTCTTCTTGTGTATGGCTAACAGTGCTTCTACTTGTAACCCATTActtctcaagaagttgatccagTATGTGGAAAGAAAAGCTTTGGGTGTAGAAGAAGGTATTGGAAGAGGGTTGGGCTACTCTTTTGGAGCTTCGGCCATAGTTTTCCTCATTGGTGTCCTGATTaaccatttcttctacagatCCATGTTGACTGGAGCCCAGGCTAAGGCCGTTTTGACCAAGGCATTATTAGACAAGTCTTTCAGACTCAGCGCTGAAGCTAAACACAAGTATCCTGTAGGAAAAATCACATCTATGATGGGTACAGACTTGGCGAGAATTGATTTTGCTATTGGATTTCAACCTTTCTTGATTATTTTCCCCATCCCTATCATCATTGCAGTAGCCATCTTGATCGTTAATATCGGAGTATCTGCCCTTGTAGGTGTTGCCATTCTtgcattcttcttttgtgCCATTGCTGTATCAACGAGAAAGTTGTTTGCCTATAGATTCAcagccaacaagttcaCCGATGCGAGAGTGGACTTCATCAAGGAAgcattgaacaacttgaagatcatcaaGTTCTACTCGTGGGAACCTCCTTACCACGAGAATATCTCAGACATCAGAAGGAAGGAAATGAGAATCATCTATAGAATGCAAGTGTTGAGAAACATCATTACTGCCTTCTCAATGTGTTTGACATTGTTTGCTTCCATGATCTCCTTCTTGGTTTTGTATGCTGTAGACAAGAATAGAAAGGATCCTGCTTCTATTTTCTCGTCCATCTCCTTGTTCAACGTGTTGACGCAGCAGGTGTTTTTGGTTCCTATGGCTTTATCTTCGGGTGCTGACGCCTATCTTGGTATCGGTAGAGTTGGTGAGTACTTGTCGAGTTCAGAAACCAACCTTGAAGAAACCAGGATCCATGCTGATGGTGAGAAATTGATCGAAATggacaaagaaaatgtagCCATCGAAATAGACGGTGCTCACTTTGAGTGGGACACTTTTGACGAcgatgaggaagaagatttagatgacgaagatgataAGGATAAGGCTGAAGAGGGCCATGACGAGAAGCCAAAACAAGCTCTTTCAGCTAGCGCAAAGCATCATACTCACAAGGAAACATTCCTCGAAAAGAAAGACTCGACAAAGACTTTTGTGC CTTTCCCCGGGTTGACCAATATTAACTTGACCATTAACAAGAACGAGTTTGTAGTTGTGACTGGTTTGATTGGTACTGGTAAGTCCTCGTTGTTAAACGCCATGTCTGGGTTCATGAGACGTACTTCTGGATCTGTTAATGTAGATGGTGAGTTATTGTTGTGTGGCTACCCCTGGGTTCAGAATGCCACTGTTAGAGATAACATTGTTTTTGGATCGGAATGGGACGAAGAAAAATATAATAACGTCATCTATGCCTGTTCTTTGGAAAGtgacttggaaatcttgCCTGCTGGAGATCAGACCGAAATCGGAGAAAGAGGTATCACTTTGTCTGGAGGCCAGAAGGCCAGAATCAACTTGGCCAGAGCTGTGTATGCCGAAAGAGATATTATCTTGATGGACGATGTCTTGTCTGCTGTAGATGCAAGAGTAGGAAGACATATCATGAACAACTGTATTCTAGGCTTGTTGAAAGATAAGACAAGAGTGTTGGCTACACATCAATTGTCTTTGATTGGTTCTGCTGACAAGGTTGTTTATTTGAATGGTGATGGAACTATAGATGTAGGCACctttgaagagttgaaggctAGAAACATTAGCTTTGCTAATTTGATGGCTTACAACAGTGAagccaaggaagaagaggaagaagaagaagtggaggaagacgaagaagtgGTAGAAAACGAAAGAGAAATGATTCAACGTCAACTCTCCAAGGTAACCAAGccagaagacgaagaagccGAACAcaaagacttcaacaagaatgaaCATCGTGACGGCCATTTGAcagaacaggaagaaagaGCAGTCAATGGTATCAACGCTGAAGTGTACCAACAGTACATCAAGCTCGGTTCTGGTAAGTTTAGTCCCTGGCTCTTTTGCCCCTTGCTTGTTTCAttgatgatcttgtctACCTTCTGTCAGTTATTCACCAACACCTGGTTGTCGTTCTGGACTGAGTTCAAGTTCACTAACAAATCCAATGGTTTCTACATCGGCTTCTACGTCATGTTCACTGTGTTGAGtttcatcttgttgacCTGTGAATTCGTCATGCTTGTGTATTTGACCAATACTGCTTCTGTTCGTTTGAATATCATGGCTATCGAAAAGGTTTTGCATGCCCCAATGGCTTTCATGGACACCACCCCCATGGGAAGAATTCTCAACAGATTCACTAAGGATACTGATGTCTTGGATAACGAAATCGGTGACCAGTTGAGATTCCTTGTGTTCGTTTTTGCCAATATTATCGGTGTCTTGATCTTGTGTGTTATCTACTTACCTTGGTTTGCTATTGCCATTCCTTTCTTGGgtttcttgtttgttgCTGTGGCCAACTACTATCAGGCGTCGGCtagagaaatcaagagaTTAGAAGCTGTGCAAAGATCATTTGTttacaacaacttcaacgaaaCCTTGAGTGGTATGAACACCATCAAGGCTTACAATGCTGAATACAGattcttggagaagaataatGAATTGATCGACAATATGAACGAAGCTTATTATCTTACTATTGCTAATCAACGTTGGTTGGCCATTCATATGGATATCATTGCTACCATTTTTGCCTTGTTGATTGCTTTGCTCTGTGTCAACCGTGTGTTCAACATCACTGCTGCCTCTGTAggtttgttgttgtcgtaTGTTTTCCAGATTGCGGGTCAGTTGTCTATGCTTATTAGAACCTTCACCCAAGTTGAAAACGAAATGAATTCAGCTGAAAGACTTGCCAGTTACGCATTTCATTTACCTGAAGAAGCTCCTTATCTCATCAATGAAAGAACCCCAGCTCCAAGCTGGCCAGACAAGGGTATTGTCAAGTTTGATAATGCTTCGTTAGCGTACAGACCTGGTTTACcattggtgttgaagaatctttCCTTTGAAGTAAAGCCTTCGGAAAAGATTGGTATTTGTGGTAGAACTGGTGCTGGTAAGTCATCTATCATGACTGCTTTGTACAGGTTATCAGAATTGGAATCTGGTAAGATCACCATTGATGACGTTGACATTGCAAGTCTTGGGTTGAAGGATTTGAGATCTAAGTTGTCAATTATCCCCCAGGATCCAGTGTTGTTCAGAGGCTCTATCAGGAAGAACTTGGATCCTTTCAATGAAAGCTCGGATAGTAAGTTGTGGGATGCCTTGGTGAGAACTGGTTTGATTGATCCTTCTAGATTAGATATAGTCAAGAAGCAAGTTAAGACACAGTCtactgaagatgaagaagggTCTATTATCCACAAGTTCCACTTGGATCAGCAggttgaagatgaaggttccaacttctctttgGGTGAAAGACAATTGATTGCCTTTGCCAGAGCTTTGGTGAGAGACTccaagattttgattttggatGAAGCCACTTCGTCCGTCGATTACGAGACGGATTTCAAGATTCAAACCTCTATCATCAAGGAATTCTCGCAATGTACCATCTTGTGTATTGCGCACAGATTGAAGACGATTATTA